From Bifidobacterium sp. ESL0790, one genomic window encodes:
- a CDS encoding mannitol dehydrogenase family protein, translating to MMSSEGNETVPMLSRGAQGRPKAPERIIHLGLGNFTRAHQAWYTQHAPDGDSWGIAGFSGHGPRMKRALDPQDDVYTLITSGAQGDEFEVISSVSSVHPGVDMDALRSLFANPAVSIVTSTVTEAGYVRDHNGDLDVANPAVVADLGKLKDDPKTPELDTTPVRVVAGLLARRGAQAGPITILPCDNLAGNGRAFRKVVEQAIAEVDPSLLAWTRDNVAWATSMVDRITPATTQDDIDIVEQAKGWHDNAPVRTEPFHEWVVAGEFPSGRPAWDAAGAVITDDVTPYEQRKLWMLNGSHSTLAYCGSLFGYESVAEAVGDPTLRAWINEWWDLAGRYVSVPTDEYRAQLLERFANPNIHHLLLQIASDGSQKLPVRIVPAALRALKDGVVAVPAARAIAAWILFLQRFEGKLADVNKDEVVPLAKACAVGGAGADRDAVKRVVAYVDQGLADSSAFVDEVIRQIGEVGDMAARHAS from the coding sequence ATGATGTCATCAGAAGGCAACGAAACCGTACCGATGCTGAGCCGTGGGGCGCAAGGTCGCCCGAAGGCGCCCGAGAGGATCATCCACCTCGGGCTGGGCAATTTCACCCGTGCCCACCAGGCGTGGTACACCCAGCATGCTCCCGACGGCGATTCGTGGGGAATCGCGGGCTTCAGCGGCCACGGTCCCCGCATGAAGCGCGCTCTCGACCCGCAAGACGACGTCTATACGCTGATCACCTCCGGGGCCCAAGGCGACGAGTTCGAGGTCATCTCCTCGGTCTCATCCGTGCACCCCGGCGTCGATATGGACGCGCTGCGCTCGCTGTTCGCCAATCCCGCCGTCTCCATCGTCACCTCCACCGTCACCGAGGCGGGCTATGTGCGCGACCACAACGGCGATCTGGACGTGGCCAATCCCGCGGTCGTCGCCGATCTGGGCAAGCTCAAGGACGATCCGAAGACCCCCGAGCTCGACACGACGCCGGTGCGCGTGGTGGCCGGACTGCTGGCCCGCCGCGGCGCCCAGGCCGGGCCGATTACGATTCTGCCGTGCGACAACCTCGCGGGCAATGGCAGGGCCTTCCGCAAGGTCGTCGAGCAGGCGATCGCGGAGGTCGATCCCTCGCTTCTGGCCTGGACGCGCGACAACGTGGCTTGGGCCACCTCCATGGTCGACCGCATCACGCCGGCCACCACCCAGGACGATATCGACATCGTCGAGCAGGCCAAGGGCTGGCACGACAACGCCCCGGTGCGCACCGAGCCCTTCCACGAGTGGGTCGTCGCCGGCGAATTCCCCTCCGGACGCCCGGCATGGGACGCCGCGGGTGCGGTGATAACCGATGACGTCACCCCGTATGAACAGCGCAAGCTGTGGATGCTCAACGGCTCGCACTCCACCCTGGCCTATTGCGGTTCGCTGTTCGGCTATGAATCCGTGGCCGAGGCCGTCGGCGACCCCACGCTGCGTGCGTGGATCAACGAGTGGTGGGACTTGGCCGGCCGCTACGTGAGCGTTCCGACCGACGAATACCGCGCCCAGCTGCTCGAGCGCTTCGCCAACCCCAACATCCACCATCTGCTCCTGCAGATCGCCTCCGACGGATCGCAGAAGCTGCCGGTGCGTATCGTCCCGGCGGCGCTTCGGGCCTTGAAGGACGGGGTCGTGGCCGTGCCGGCCGCGCGCGCCATCGCCGCCTGGATTCTCTTTCTGCAGCGTTTCGAGGGCAAGCTCGCCGACGTCAACAAGGATGAGGTCGTGCCGTTGGCCAAGGCCTGCGCGGTGGGTGGCGCGGGTGCCGATCGTGACGCGGTCAAACGCGTGGTCGCTTATGTCGATCAAGGTCTGGCCGATTCGTCGGCGTTCGTCGACGAGGTGATTCGCCAGATCGGCGAGGTCGGTGACATGGCCGCGCGCCATGCGTCGTGA
- the manD gene encoding D-mannonate dehydratase ManD: MAIEKAEVFVTSPGRNFVVLKLTTTDGIVGLGDATLNGRELVAAEYLKTIAPALIGKNEDNIEDMWQYLYKGAYWKRGPVTMAAISAVDVALWDIKGKKLGVPVYDLLGGASRKGILTYAHASGTDLPSLFDSIDMYRDMGFKATRIQYALPGIPSTYGVAASANAQAGKGEKGMRYDYEPARRTSVPVEEVWDARTYLNTIPGVFEEVRNKYGKDLILLHDSHHRLRPIEAARFGKALEPYDLFWMEDTTPAEDNQQFLRLVREHTTTPIAIGEIINSWTDYITLIEEQLIDYVRSAVTHTGGLTHMKKLMAFAELFGVKSGFHGPTDVSPVGMAANLHLDLAIPNFGIQEYMKHSDETLEVFHTSYTFKDGYLHPGNKPGLGVDFDEKLAAKYPYQPAPLPVDRLLDGTMHEW, from the coding sequence ATGGCTATCGAAAAGGCCGAGGTTTTCGTCACGAGCCCGGGGCGCAATTTCGTCGTCCTCAAGCTCACGACTACGGACGGCATCGTCGGTCTGGGCGATGCGACACTCAACGGACGTGAGCTGGTCGCCGCCGAATACCTGAAGACCATCGCCCCTGCCCTCATCGGCAAGAACGAGGACAACATCGAAGATATGTGGCAGTACCTCTACAAGGGTGCCTATTGGAAGCGCGGACCGGTGACGATGGCCGCCATCTCCGCCGTCGATGTGGCACTGTGGGACATCAAGGGCAAGAAGCTCGGCGTCCCGGTCTACGACCTGCTTGGCGGTGCCTCCCGCAAGGGCATCCTGACCTACGCGCACGCCTCCGGCACCGACCTGCCGAGCCTGTTCGACTCGATTGACATGTACCGTGACATGGGCTTCAAGGCCACGCGTATCCAGTACGCGCTGCCCGGCATCCCCTCGACCTACGGCGTTGCGGCTTCGGCCAACGCCCAGGCTGGCAAGGGCGAGAAGGGCATGCGTTACGATTACGAGCCCGCTCGCCGCACCAGCGTTCCGGTCGAGGAGGTCTGGGATGCCCGCACCTATCTCAACACCATCCCCGGTGTGTTCGAGGAAGTGCGCAACAAGTATGGCAAGGACCTGATTCTGTTGCACGACTCCCACCATCGTCTGCGCCCGATCGAGGCCGCCCGCTTCGGCAAGGCGCTCGAGCCTTACGACCTCTTCTGGATGGAAGACACCACGCCTGCTGAGGACAACCAGCAGTTCCTGCGCTTGGTGCGCGAACACACCACCACCCCGATCGCCATCGGTGAGATCATCAACTCCTGGACCGACTACATCACCCTGATCGAGGAGCAGCTCATCGACTACGTGCGTTCGGCCGTCACCCACACCGGTGGACTGACCCACATGAAGAAGCTCATGGCCTTCGCCGAGCTCTTCGGCGTCAAGTCCGGATTCCATGGCCCCACCGACGTCTCACCGGTCGGCATGGCCGCGAACCTGCACCTTGACCTCGCGATTCCGAACTTCGGCATTCAGGAGTACATGAAGCACAGCGACGAGACCCTCGAGGTGTTCCATACCTCCTACACGTTCAAGGACGGCTACCTGCACCCGGGCAACAAGCCGGGCCTCGGCGTCGACTTCGACGAGAAGCTCGCCGCGAAGTACCCGTACCAGCCCGCCCCGCTGCCCGTCGACCGTCTCCTCGACGGCACCATGCACGAGTGGTGA
- a CDS encoding nucleotidyl transferase AbiEii/AbiGii toxin family protein translates to MTTEELTNQEIIAKALSALFSIDEFAGRIALHGGQALIAHNISHRASQDIDLYVEENSITEQERALIEEALKEQFNDSSMEVRNTKLDHLPSKTEPKRLARIVVRVADKTNSTNKNRRAPVRHFGDTRSLKIEISLNNRMFCLDKINSDGVEIAVSSLVRIIYEKMLSLCQNAPSYLKTNSRESDTGKGLRAKDLFDMSSILRSRPETGTEIIQANQIIFLKTMMQDIDVTKDDFLTLRQDLDDYSDRYIEEYDNMSRDQVPLDERIDFADAKDSVMDALNAILGVI, encoded by the coding sequence TTGTTCTCGATAGACGAGTTTGCCGGCAGAATCGCCTTGCACGGCGGGCAGGCGCTGATTGCGCACAATATCAGCCATCGTGCGTCTCAGGACATCGATCTTTACGTTGAAGAAAATTCGATTACTGAACAGGAAAGAGCACTCATAGAAGAGGCGCTGAAGGAACAATTCAATGATTCCAGTATGGAGGTCAGAAACACCAAACTGGACCATCTACCCAGTAAAACGGAACCGAAACGACTCGCAAGAATCGTCGTCAGAGTCGCCGATAAGACCAACTCAACCAACAAGAACCGGCGAGCACCCGTCCGTCATTTCGGAGACACAAGAAGTCTCAAGATAGAAATTTCCCTCAACAATAGAATGTTTTGCTTAGACAAAATCAACTCCGACGGCGTTGAAATAGCGGTCTCGTCTCTGGTCAGAATCATTTACGAAAAAATGCTGTCATTGTGCCAGAACGCGCCAAGTTATCTGAAAACGAATTCTCGCGAATCCGACACCGGAAAAGGGCTAAGGGCCAAGGACCTGTTCGACATGTCTTCGATTCTTCGTTCAAGGCCAGAAACAGGAACCGAAATAATCCAAGCCAATCAAATCATCTTCTTGAAAACAATGATGCAAGATATTGATGTGACTAAGGATGATTTTCTAACGTTAAGGCAAGATCTCGATGATTACAGCGACCGATACATCGAAGAATACGACAATATGAGCAGAGACCAGGTCCCGCTTGACGAGCGCATCGACTTTGCAGATGCAAAAGATAGTGTTATGGATGCGCTCAATGCGATATTGGGAGTAATTTAG